One segment of Oscillatoria sp. FACHB-1406 DNA contains the following:
- a CDS encoding tetratricopeptide repeat protein, with protein MNNTISENTTDWIEQGKAMLDLGDYEAARARFEQVLQVETDNHNLWVLHAAPLTHLNNYTEALKSLDKALKCCPPNVSQESEYDRQTITLFRAVVLRELGQHQEANASFSRTFELESAEKISRLQKLSQELAKSFKHMKLKSSQSKHRAIPGLIGERLQAAGLMTAERVESILTYQRKHPDLRFGDIAVMWGWLKPETFDFLVKNLPQSAKTKRSQRLGYYLKSAALLNDFQIGTILEYQQEKRGLRFGEVAVRQGWLNSETIDFFVKHFCY; from the coding sequence ATGAATAACACCATTTCCGAAAATACGACCGATTGGATCGAGCAAGGCAAAGCAATGCTTGACTTGGGGGACTATGAAGCAGCGCGCGCTAGATTCGAGCAAGTTTTACAAGTAGAAACCGACAACCACAATCTTTGGGTTTTGCACGCAGCCCCTTTAACTCATCTCAATAACTATACCGAAGCACTGAAATCCTTAGACAAAGCCTTAAAATGCTGCCCTCCTAACGTTAGTCAAGAGAGCGAATACGACCGACAAACCATTACCCTATTTCGCGCTGTCGTGTTGCGAGAATTAGGACAGCATCAAGAAGCTAATGCCAGTTTTTCTCGCACTTTTGAACTTGAAAGCGCAGAGAAAATCTCTCGTTTGCAGAAACTTTCCCAAGAACTGGCGAAGAGCTTTAAGCACATGAAACTCAAATCGAGCCAATCCAAGCACCGAGCAATTCCCGGATTGATTGGCGAACGCTTGCAAGCAGCAGGACTGATGACGGCGGAGCGAGTTGAGAGCATCTTAACCTACCAACGCAAACATCCAGATTTGCGCTTTGGGGATATTGCAGTCATGTGGGGCTGGCTGAAACCTGAAACTTTCGATTTTTTGGTTAAAAATTTGCCGCAATCTGCAAAAACAAAACGCTCTCAACGCTTGGGCTATTACCTGAAATCTGCCGCTCTTCTCAACGATTTTCAGATTGGAACAATTCTCGAATATCAGCAAGAAAAACGAGGGTTGCGTTTTGGAGAAGTTGCCGTTCGTCAAGGCTGGTTGAATTCAGAAACCATTGACTTTTTTGTGAAGCACTTTTGCTATTAA
- a CDS encoding pentapeptide repeat-containing protein produces MQVAIKNRYPDCLEIALRGIPSGSTAILLSLTAAWGEQWEPLLGGRVKFGLKGGQLQVSCEDGASLSERVSDVSESERASELPSLRVLAETPAQNERLWRFVERKGQILKGVAKLEAIALTSSEQLEGLKVLFSVEPADIAIAQTAELWKHDITPNQHAVLERAIAKFLQHYRLSPYLSLSPPAEQSQSAPTDETKALEALQQTIVEFSAGKTDNFLELAAIANLAPARDLSGGDLMATDLNGLDFSGTILDRVNLRGANLNDTDFSEASLKAARLMGADLSGAYLGNANLREANLHRASLALANLGGADASGANFQEVNLSNTNLAGVKVDKAIFGQNPGLTEDTKKSLLARGAIFRED; encoded by the coding sequence ATGCAAGTCGCAATAAAAAATCGCTATCCCGATTGTCTTGAAATCGCCTTGAGAGGTATTCCTTCGGGTTCTACCGCAATATTACTGTCCCTAACGGCTGCATGGGGCGAGCAGTGGGAACCTCTGTTAGGCGGACGAGTTAAATTTGGGCTGAAAGGGGGGCAACTCCAAGTTAGCTGCGAGGATGGAGCAAGTTTGTCAGAGCGGGTAAGCGATGTTTCTGAGTCCGAGAGGGCTTCGGAACTGCCGTCGCTGCGCGTTCTTGCTGAAACTCCCGCCCAAAACGAGCGTTTGTGGAGGTTTGTGGAACGGAAGGGACAGATTTTAAAAGGGGTTGCGAAGTTGGAGGCGATCGCGTTAACGTCTTCGGAGCAGCTTGAGGGATTGAAGGTTCTGTTCTCGGTGGAGCCTGCCGATATTGCGATCGCTCAAACCGCAGAGTTGTGGAAACACGATATTACCCCGAATCAGCACGCCGTTCTCGAGCGCGCGATCGCTAAGTTTTTGCAGCACTATCGCCTTTCGCCCTACCTCAGCCTCTCCCCCCCCGCCGAACAATCCCAGAGCGCCCCAACCGATGAGACGAAAGCCTTAGAAGCTTTGCAGCAAACGATTGTTGAATTCAGTGCCGGAAAGACGGATAATTTCCTCGAACTGGCTGCGATCGCCAATCTCGCTCCGGCTCGCGATTTGAGCGGCGGTGACTTAATGGCAACAGATCTAAACGGTTTAGACTTTAGCGGCACAATCCTCGATCGCGTAAACTTACGAGGGGCAAATCTCAACGATACCGACTTCAGCGAAGCGAGTTTAAAGGCAGCAAGATTAATGGGCGCAGATCTCAGCGGCGCATACTTAGGCAATGCCAATCTAAGGGAAGCCAATTTGCACCGCGCTAGTCTCGCTCTTGCCAACTTAGGCGGTGCAGATGCCAGCGGTGCAAATTTTCAGGAAGTTAACCTCAGCAATACTAACCTAGCGGGCGTTAAAGTCGATAAGGCGATCTTCGGACAAAATCCGGGATTAACCGAAGATACTAAAAAAAGTCTGCTGGCACGCGGCGCTATTTTCAGAGAAGACTAA
- a CDS encoding acetyltransferase: MFVKQKSTGNLIEVWATDELCDPNQSRIEGQMHAGEELQEPEKYEKSDLIFPSGESLPQCWVDTDYRD, encoded by the coding sequence ATGTTTGTCAAACAAAAATCGACCGGCAATTTAATCGAAGTTTGGGCAACCGATGAATTGTGCGATCCCAATCAATCTCGGATTGAAGGTCAAATGCACGCCGGTGAAGAACTCCAAGAGCCGGAAAAATACGAGAAATCCGATCTCATCTTTCCTTCAGGTGAATCTTTACCTCAATGCTGGGTAGACACGGATTACCGCGATTAA
- a CDS encoding ATP-binding cassette domain-containing protein, whose protein sequence is MNPEPNPSVAIAAIPILRLERVSLAAPIGAALILRELSFAIAPHERIALIGASGAGKTSLLRLLNRLSEPTQGAIFLEGQPLARLNPIQLRREVVLVAQEPKLLGMTVAEALAYPLKLQQLPAGEIRERVRRWCDRLHLPAQWGERRDLQLSAGQRQLCAIARGLIMQPKVLFLDEPTSALDFGTAQHLLQVLGEASDNREMTVVMANHHLEQSQQWCSRVLYLEDGQLRKDAPCDRLDWEELRDTLRQLEARNRSEWDDEDESE, encoded by the coding sequence ATGAATCCAGAACCGAATCCCAGTGTTGCGATCGCAGCAATACCGATTTTACGCCTCGAACGAGTCAGTCTCGCCGCTCCGATTGGTGCAGCGTTAATTTTACGAGAACTGAGTTTTGCGATCGCGCCTCACGAACGCATTGCCCTCATCGGTGCGTCCGGTGCGGGAAAAACCTCGCTCCTGCGCCTACTCAACCGCCTCAGCGAACCCACACAGGGCGCAATCTTCCTGGAGGGGCAACCCCTAGCTCGTCTGAATCCGATTCAATTGCGGCGGGAAGTCGTTTTGGTAGCGCAGGAACCCAAATTGCTGGGAATGACGGTCGCCGAAGCGCTGGCTTATCCCTTAAAGTTGCAGCAACTTCCAGCCGGGGAAATTCGAGAACGGGTGAGGCGTTGGTGCGATCGCTTGCATTTACCCGCCCAGTGGGGAGAACGCCGCGATTTGCAACTTTCCGCCGGACAGCGACAACTCTGCGCGATCGCGCGAGGGCTGATTATGCAACCGAAAGTGCTGTTTCTCGACGAACCCACCTCGGCTTTAGATTTCGGCACAGCCCAGCATTTACTGCAAGTGTTGGGCGAAGCGAGCGATAATCGGGAAATGACGGTTGTGATGGCGAATCATCACCTCGAACAGAGCCAACAATGGTGCAGTCGCGTCCTCTACCTCGAAGACGGACAGTTACGCAAAGATGCGCCATGCGATCGTCTCGATTGGGAAGAACTGCGCGACACCCTGCGCCAATTGGAAGCTCGCAACCGCAGCGAATGGGACGACGAAGACGAATCCGAGTAG
- a CDS encoding amino acid ABC transporter substrate-binding protein, whose amino-acid sequence MLKWSSFPIAVLLLVASLTSCATDTTQSQGGTGGKPAAGGGKSRLDIVKSRGELVCGVDGGIPGFSFANEKGEYSGLDVDVCKAVAAAIFGDASKVEYRNLDSTERFTALSGGEVDMLSRNTTWTLSRDTSVGLEFAPTTFYDGQGMMVRKDSGIKSLKDFQGKTVCVEAGTTTELNLTDNMKKAGVTVEPVTFQQADPAYAAYDSGRCQGMTSDRSQLVARRSTLKKPDDHILLDVTMSKEPLGPVTINNDSAWFDVVKWVTYGLIEAEELGITQANVEQMASSNDETVKRFLGTSGDLGKGLGLPNDFMVKVIKSVGNYGEIYDRNMGQQSKFKMPRGQNELWTKGGLMYSPPFR is encoded by the coding sequence ATGCTGAAATGGAGTTCCTTCCCGATAGCGGTTCTGCTGCTCGTCGCTTCCCTAACCTCCTGTGCTACCGATACCACCCAATCTCAAGGAGGAACGGGAGGAAAACCAGCAGCCGGTGGCGGCAAAAGTCGTTTGGATATCGTTAAAAGCAGAGGCGAGCTAGTCTGCGGCGTTGATGGAGGGATTCCGGGCTTCAGTTTTGCTAATGAGAAAGGCGAATACTCCGGCTTGGATGTAGACGTTTGTAAGGCAGTCGCCGCTGCTATCTTCGGAGATGCGAGCAAAGTTGAATATCGCAACCTCGACTCGACCGAACGCTTTACCGCCTTATCGGGAGGTGAAGTCGATATGCTCTCGCGCAATACCACCTGGACGCTAAGCCGCGATACTTCTGTCGGTTTGGAATTCGCCCCGACGACCTTCTACGACGGGCAAGGAATGATGGTGCGTAAAGATAGCGGCATTAAGAGTTTAAAAGATTTTCAGGGTAAAACCGTATGCGTGGAAGCGGGAACCACCACCGAGTTAAACCTGACCGATAATATGAAGAAAGCGGGTGTCACCGTGGAACCCGTCACCTTCCAACAAGCCGATCCCGCTTATGCAGCCTACGATTCCGGGCGCTGCCAGGGGATGACATCGGATCGATCGCAACTCGTGGCGCGCCGCAGTACGCTTAAGAAGCCCGACGATCATATTTTACTCGATGTCACTATGTCTAAAGAACCGCTCGGTCCGGTGACAATTAATAACGATTCGGCTTGGTTCGATGTCGTGAAATGGGTCACGTATGGCTTAATTGAAGCGGAAGAATTGGGGATTACTCAGGCCAATGTCGAGCAAATGGCAAGTAGTAACGACGAGACGGTTAAGCGATTTCTCGGCACTTCAGGAGATTTAGGGAAAGGATTAGGTTTGCCCAACGATTTCATGGTTAAAGTCATCAAATCTGTGGGCAATTATGGGGAAATTTACGATCGCAATATGGGTCAACAATCGAAGTTTAAAATGCCCAGAGGTCAAAACGAATTGTGGACGAAGGGCGGTTTGATGTATTCGCCCCCATTCCGGTAA
- a CDS encoding NADPH-dependent FMN reductase — protein sequence MVKIVGLSGSLRPQAYSNLALQEAAVRLKALGAEMDILDIQTLNLPFCSGGGDYPDYPDVERLRQSFNEADGIVLVTPEYHGSISGVLKNALDLMSFEHLSGKVAGGISVLGGQSNNNALNDLRVILRWVHAWVIPEQIAIGQAWQAFNSEGKLIDEKLSERFDRFAESLVENTRKLRGIY from the coding sequence ATGGTTAAAATTGTAGGACTGAGTGGAAGCTTGCGACCCCAGGCTTATAGCAATCTTGCCTTGCAAGAAGCAGCAGTACGGTTGAAAGCCCTAGGTGCAGAGATGGACATTCTCGACATTCAAACGCTAAATTTGCCGTTTTGTAGCGGCGGCGGGGACTACCCAGACTACCCCGATGTCGAGCGGTTGCGCCAAAGTTTTAACGAAGCTGACGGTATCGTTCTCGTTACGCCGGAATATCACGGCAGTATCAGCGGCGTACTGAAAAATGCGCTCGACTTAATGAGTTTCGAGCATCTTTCCGGGAAAGTCGCTGGAGGAATCAGTGTCCTAGGCGGACAGTCCAACAATAATGCTTTAAATGATTTGCGAGTCATTTTGCGCTGGGTTCACGCATGGGTAATTCCAGAACAAATCGCGATCGGGCAAGCGTGGCAAGCATTTAATTCTGAAGGCAAATTAATCGATGAAAAACTCTCCGAACGCTTCGATCGCTTTGCAGAAAGCTTGGTGGAAAATACACGCAAACTGCGGGGTATTTATTAA
- a CDS encoding CHAT domain-containing protein yields MSTPGLSIALSRLTKVGSENFAIWVIQAPLTSAYLHEDCTWSDDLTQKWLAWQQMFSLQSELHLPIPEVGKPNLEMPALEVQGYSSRLMQDLGIALWQWLFNGSIQVSFAQSRGLALGQNQPLRLRLDIRDPNLIPLPWEIMQPEVGKQSVSLNQQLLFSRTTTDVDPLTPGAAREQLKILLVLGHNDAIAGEPMLELKLQDEAETLTRILAHPSALGLQSERRLSPPPQVDRLLKPTPAELIAALEVGDYNVFFYAGHGVPAPDGGLLFLGASETINGTELAQVLVRTRVTLAVFNACWGAQPDLAGSRAIARSSLAEVLIHHGVPAVLAMRDEIADREALSFIETLTEALAQRMPVDLAVAVARQHLLTLYKFNQPAWTLPILYMHPEFEGELLEPLDRGITELPTLQPDSLKGTQPVALLRSVEERSRVWPLRGGLMRVGRRQENDLVIPEQWVSQHHAEIICRETGFQPDSAKQYFLRDFSRYGTLVSGTGGWQRVHHQEIALYSGVQLKFGSLQGQALEFAIEMPN; encoded by the coding sequence ATGTCTACTCCCGGTCTCAGTATCGCGCTCTCGCGCTTAACCAAAGTCGGTTCGGAAAACTTCGCGATTTGGGTCATCCAAGCGCCTCTAACCAGTGCTTATCTCCATGAAGACTGCACTTGGTCTGACGACTTGACCCAAAAATGGTTGGCATGGCAACAAATGTTTTCGCTTCAATCCGAACTTCATCTCCCCATTCCTGAAGTGGGAAAACCGAATCTGGAGATGCCCGCTTTAGAGGTTCAAGGTTACAGCAGCCGCTTAATGCAGGATTTGGGGATCGCCCTCTGGCAGTGGCTTTTTAACGGTTCGATTCAAGTGAGTTTCGCTCAAAGTCGGGGGCTAGCGCTCGGACAAAATCAACCCCTCCGCTTGCGCCTCGATATTCGAGACCCCAATTTGATTCCCTTACCCTGGGAAATCATGCAACCTGAAGTGGGGAAACAATCGGTCTCTCTCAATCAACAATTGCTTTTCAGCCGCACGACGACGGATGTCGATCCCCTGACTCCGGGGGCCGCGCGAGAGCAGTTGAAGATTTTGCTCGTGCTGGGTCACAATGACGCGATCGCGGGCGAACCGATGCTCGAACTCAAACTCCAGGACGAAGCCGAAACTCTAACCCGCATCCTCGCCCATCCCTCCGCTTTGGGGCTTCAGTCCGAACGCCGCCTCTCGCCCCCGCCGCAAGTCGATCGCCTCTTAAAACCCACTCCCGCCGAACTGATCGCCGCCCTCGAGGTGGGGGATTATAATGTTTTTTTCTATGCCGGTCATGGCGTTCCCGCTCCCGATGGCGGTTTGCTCTTTTTAGGCGCGAGCGAAACGATTAACGGCACCGAATTAGCGCAAGTTTTAGTTCGCACCCGCGTTACCCTCGCCGTTTTTAATGCCTGCTGGGGCGCGCAGCCCGATCTCGCTGGCAGTCGCGCCATCGCCCGCAGCAGTTTGGCTGAAGTTTTAATTCACCACGGCGTTCCCGCTGTCCTCGCTATGCGCGACGAAATTGCCGATCGCGAAGCGTTGAGCTTTATCGAAACCTTGACTGAAGCCCTCGCTCAGCGAATGCCGGTGGATTTGGCGGTTGCTGTCGCTCGGCAGCACCTCTTAACGCTGTATAAGTTCAATCAACCCGCCTGGACGCTGCCGATCCTTTATATGCACCCGGAGTTTGAGGGCGAACTCCTCGAACCGCTCGATCGCGGCATTACCGAACTGCCAACCCTGCAACCGGACAGTTTGAAAGGAACTCAGCCGGTTGCTTTGTTGCGATCGGTGGAAGAACGCTCGAGAGTCTGGCCCCTGCGCGGCGGGTTAATGCGCGTCGGGCGGCGACAGGAAAACGATCTGGTGATTCCGGAACAGTGGGTTAGCCAGCATCACGCGGAAATTATCTGTCGCGAAACTGGCTTTCAGCCGGACAGCGCCAAGCAGTATTTTCTGCGCGATTTTTCGCGCTACGGCACGCTCGTATCCGGTACGGGTGGCTGGCAGAGGGTTCATCACCAAGAGATTGCTTTGTACTCGGGAGTGCAGCTTAAGTTTGGGAGCTTGCAAGGACAAGCCTTGGAATTCGCGATCGAAATGCCGAATTGA
- a CDS encoding protein phosphatase 2C domain-containing protein: MQDTAIELYCSNPGCQAANPLDGKFCHQCRTPLLKRYLWAVGRSLEHYQPGEWVGGDRYLALGSQLVLDTQPAVPPLLLEDIPPSIFNYLKLFPYRPQVPQVYGQLERGKEDGTPGIWLLESGSISAAVREKFDRGEYFPQLTSAWPQASPLRQLHWLWQMAQLWQPLLNQNVASSLLAPELLRVNGATFRLQELWPDRAEKPTLQQLGELWSQWLPTSAPKIQPFLSKLIEQLRSGQLDRIDVLIARLDRALDECGNEDRRQYQIYALTDTGPSRDHNEDACYPLPQSRIDVQDRDYPLALVCDGIGGHEGGEIASRIAIDLVRDRLALLQNGTKAVSTSALVETIEEAVCEANDAISNRNDLEQRQERQRMGTTLVLALARARQMYLAHVGDSRIYRIDRFGCTQTTLDDDWASWEVRLGYTFYRNAIQHPNAGALLQALGMNSSSRLRPTINRFTLDEDCIFLLCSDGLSDFDRVEQYWESEILPVLNNKQPIERAVENLMEIATRQNGHDNITIALFACQVLAPSPTENDRPIALPPAEDAKALDNDTTQLPTEVIGAGNTERVLPAPSPRSSVLPRLALALAVLLLGTLGLAGLSYWLFPEVRSRANDLLGGTPEPTPTALDTFPSPAPSVAPSVSTPDFGALLEIPQAVRLYPQPTPAVPQTLAPGSQLLVTGKVLDAERQAWLKVRVCKSAPAKPSVLAGTEGWVRPLDGAIAAAKRLDRTVAKNCAPSRPQEPRGSSQSSSILSPTPPASPSSRSSQPSPIPSPTSPPSPSNR; the protein is encoded by the coding sequence ATGCAAGATACCGCGATCGAACTTTATTGCTCCAATCCGGGCTGTCAAGCCGCCAATCCACTCGATGGTAAGTTTTGCCATCAATGTCGCACCCCGCTCCTCAAACGTTACTTATGGGCAGTCGGGCGAAGTCTGGAGCATTATCAGCCCGGAGAATGGGTCGGGGGCGATCGCTATCTCGCCCTCGGTTCGCAGTTAGTCCTGGATACCCAACCCGCCGTCCCTCCCCTCCTGCTCGAAGACATTCCACCGTCCATTTTCAACTACCTCAAGCTCTTTCCCTACCGACCCCAAGTCCCTCAAGTTTACGGTCAACTCGAGCGAGGCAAAGAAGATGGCACGCCCGGAATTTGGTTGCTCGAAAGCGGTAGCATCTCGGCAGCGGTTCGCGAAAAATTCGATCGCGGCGAATATTTTCCCCAACTCACCAGCGCTTGGCCCCAAGCCTCCCCCCTGCGCCAACTCCACTGGCTGTGGCAAATGGCTCAACTCTGGCAGCCCTTGCTCAACCAAAATGTCGCCTCCAGTCTGCTCGCTCCAGAACTCTTGCGAGTCAACGGCGCAACGTTCCGGCTGCAAGAATTATGGCCCGATCGCGCCGAGAAACCCACCCTCCAACAACTGGGCGAATTATGGTCTCAATGGCTCCCGACTAGCGCGCCCAAAATTCAACCCTTTCTCTCCAAACTCATCGAGCAACTCCGCTCCGGGCAACTCGATCGCATCGACGTTTTAATCGCGCGGCTCGATCGCGCCTTAGACGAATGCGGAAACGAGGATCGACGACAGTATCAAATCTACGCCCTGACCGATACCGGCCCCAGTCGAGACCACAATGAAGATGCCTGCTACCCGCTCCCCCAAAGCCGCATAGACGTTCAAGACCGAGACTATCCCCTCGCATTGGTCTGCGATGGCATCGGCGGTCACGAAGGCGGAGAAATCGCCTCGCGCATCGCCATCGATCTCGTTCGGGACCGCTTAGCCCTCCTCCAAAACGGTACTAAAGCCGTCAGTACGTCCGCCCTCGTCGAAACCATCGAAGAAGCCGTTTGCGAAGCCAACGATGCGATTAGCAATCGCAACGACCTCGAACAGCGGCAAGAGCGCCAGCGCATGGGAACCACCCTCGTCCTCGCTCTGGCGCGCGCTCGGCAGATGTATCTCGCTCACGTCGGCGACTCTCGAATCTACCGAATCGATCGCTTTGGCTGCACTCAAACAACCCTCGATGACGACTGGGCCTCTTGGGAAGTCCGTTTGGGCTATACCTTCTACCGCAACGCCATTCAACACCCCAACGCCGGAGCGCTCCTGCAAGCCTTGGGCATGAACTCCTCCTCTCGCTTGCGCCCGACGATTAACCGCTTCACCTTAGATGAAGACTGCATCTTTCTCCTCTGCTCCGATGGCTTGAGCGATTTCGATCGCGTCGAACAATACTGGGAAAGCGAAATTCTCCCCGTCCTCAACAACAAACAGCCCATCGAGCGTGCGGTCGAAAACCTCATGGAAATCGCCACCCGTCAAAACGGTCACGACAATATCACCATTGCTCTGTTCGCCTGTCAGGTTCTAGCCCCCAGCCCCACCGAAAACGATCGCCCCATTGCCCTACCCCCCGCCGAAGACGCTAAAGCCCTCGACAACGATACGACTCAACTCCCCACCGAAGTCATCGGAGCCGGAAACACCGAGCGCGTTCTGCCCGCTCCCAGTCCGCGTTCCTCCGTACTGCCGCGCCTTGCCCTCGCCCTAGCGGTCTTGCTCCTAGGCACTCTGGGACTGGCGGGCTTATCGTATTGGTTGTTTCCCGAAGTGCGATCGCGCGCCAACGACTTATTAGGAGGCACGCCCGAACCCACCCCCACCGCCCTCGATACTTTCCCTTCGCCCGCGCCTTCAGTCGCGCCTTCAGTCAGCACCCCCGACTTCGGCGCGCTGCTCGAGATCCCCCAAGCAGTCCGGCTTTACCCCCAGCCCACCCCCGCCGTCCCACAAACCCTTGCCCCCGGCAGTCAATTGCTAGTGACGGGCAAAGTGCTGGATGCCGAGCGACAGGCTTGGTTGAAAGTACGAGTTTGTAAGAGCGCTCCGGCAAAGCCTTCTGTCCTCGCCGGAACAGAAGGGTGGGTTCGTCCGCTCGATGGCGCGATCGCCGCAGCCAAACGACTCGACCGAACCGTCGCTAAAAACTGCGCTCCCTCTCGCCCCCAAGAACCGCGCGGAAGCTCTCAATCCTCCTCCATCCTCTCTCCTACCCCACCCGCGTCCCCCAGTAGCAGAAGCTCTCAACCCTCCCCCATCCCTTCTCCCACCTCGCCCCCGTCCCCCAGCAACCGATAA
- a CDS encoding DUF6737 family protein: MSTEPPVPAFNVWNYKPWWCQPWSILLTGSVAIAASWFLTQRVWVALPVAVAIALWWGYFLLLWPKAVARSLAAGAFAEPPAEPD, encoded by the coding sequence ATGAGTACCGAACCTCCTGTCCCCGCTTTCAACGTCTGGAACTATAAACCGTGGTGGTGTCAACCCTGGTCGATTTTACTAACGGGTTCGGTAGCGATCGCGGCGAGTTGGTTCCTGACGCAGCGGGTTTGGGTTGCATTGCCGGTTGCGGTTGCGATCGCGCTCTGGTGGGGCTACTTCCTTCTGCTCTGGCCGAAGGCAGTCGCCCGCAGTCTGGCGGCGGGAGCGTTCGCAGAACCGCCCGCAGAACCAGACTAA
- a CDS encoding NAD(P)H-quinone oxidoreductase subunit M, whose protein sequence is MLLKSTTRHIRLYAAEVKDNEWVESDNVLTIDIDPDNEFNWNETALRKVYQTFDELVKSYDGEELTEYNLRRIGSELEHLMRALLQEGQITYNLQARVLNYSMGLPHVDDPEAKGKY, encoded by the coding sequence ATGTTATTAAAGTCTACGACTCGTCATATTCGCCTGTATGCTGCGGAAGTCAAAGATAACGAATGGGTTGAGAGCGACAACGTTCTCACCATCGATATCGATCCCGACAATGAATTTAACTGGAACGAAACCGCTCTTCGTAAGGTTTACCAAACCTTCGATGAGTTGGTCAAAAGCTACGACGGCGAAGAACTGACCGAATACAATCTGCGTCGGATTGGCTCGGAGTTAGAACACCTAATGCGCGCCCTGCTGCAAGAGGGTCAGATTACCTACAATCTGCAAGCCCGCGTGCTGAACTATAGTATGGGTCTGCCTCATGTAGACGACCCAGAAGCCAAGGGCAAATATTAA